One region of Synechococcus sp. UW69 genomic DNA includes:
- a CDS encoding phycobilisome polypeptide, whose amino-acid sequence MNLQNIDFKTLVQGAQVQGLSKSEALPQATRAILERADQGQRLLTPGELASICQSSGVDCTLPGNLTKRTNDLVNQARGHLLETQPELFEPGGALHPQDRAEACWRDCWNFLRVIIYAVACNQSRFTNSNGMAALRELYRRMNVPIEGMNIALDQLRLQALKEISRPSDRQLINDCFQHLSAELNKSAVKS is encoded by the coding sequence TTGAACCTCCAGAACATCGATTTCAAGACCCTGGTGCAGGGTGCGCAAGTTCAGGGCCTGAGCAAAAGCGAGGCACTGCCCCAGGCCACGCGCGCCATCCTCGAGCGTGCCGACCAGGGGCAAAGACTGCTCACACCCGGTGAACTGGCCAGCATCTGCCAGTCGTCAGGAGTGGATTGCACGCTCCCCGGCAACCTGACGAAAAGGACGAATGACTTGGTGAATCAGGCGAGGGGCCACCTGCTTGAAACCCAGCCAGAGCTCTTCGAGCCGGGCGGGGCTCTCCACCCGCAGGACAGAGCAGAGGCCTGCTGGCGCGACTGCTGGAACTTTCTGCGCGTCATCATCTATGCGGTGGCATGCAACCAAAGCCGCTTTACAAATTCCAACGGGATGGCGGCCCTGCGGGAGCTCTACAGGCGGATGAATGTGCCCATCGAGGGGATGAATATCGCCCTCGACCAGCTGAGACTGCAGGCCTTGAAAGAGATCTCGCGACCAAGCGACCGGCAGTTGATCAACGACTGCTTCCAGCACCTCAGTGCGGAGCTCAACAAATCTGCAGTTAAGAGCTGA
- a CDS encoding FGGY-family carbohydrate kinase, whose product MTQPPLVLGIDLGTSGVRIAVLGMDGVLHHTQASNYHGSFCDPESWREACRELLQAIPKRLQSRLRALAVDGTSGTLLACDSHGLPLGEALPYSLACPEVAPLLQELVGTGNLAQSSSSSLARALRLLAIYGNEILLRHQADWISGWLLNNWSWGEEGNNLRLGWDLITNSWPSSFATQPWKQTLPDIRRSGSILGTIAPNQAKALGLADDLIIVAGTTDSNAAVLAAHPQPGDGVTVLGTTLVMKCFTETPLEAPGVTSHRVGERWLCGGASNAGAGVLRRFYSDDQLAELSRQIDPDTNSGLSLRPLPGPGERFPVDDPELLPVLEPRPVSDALYLHGLLEGLAEIEAQGWQRLQALGAAAPQRIISIGGGARNPQWRRLRERRLGCPVTSCQTPPAAGVARLAQQALVG is encoded by the coding sequence ATGACACAACCACCACTGGTGCTAGGCATCGACCTGGGCACCAGTGGTGTTCGCATAGCTGTGCTGGGCATGGATGGTGTGTTGCACCACACCCAGGCCAGCAACTACCACGGTTCGTTTTGCGACCCCGAGTCTTGGCGTGAGGCCTGTCGCGAGCTGCTTCAAGCCATCCCCAAGCGCCTTCAATCTCGGCTCAGGGCGCTTGCAGTTGATGGCACATCAGGCACCCTCCTGGCCTGCGACTCCCATGGTCTCCCCCTCGGGGAAGCCTTGCCTTACTCCCTGGCCTGTCCAGAGGTAGCTCCCCTTCTGCAAGAGCTGGTGGGCACAGGAAACCTTGCGCAAAGCAGCAGCAGCAGCCTGGCGAGGGCACTTCGGCTGCTAGCCATATACGGCAACGAGATCCTGTTGCGTCATCAAGCGGACTGGATCAGCGGATGGCTGCTGAACAACTGGAGCTGGGGGGAAGAAGGCAACAATCTCCGACTGGGCTGGGATCTCATCACCAACAGCTGGCCATCCAGCTTTGCCACACAACCCTGGAAGCAAACACTGCCCGACATCCGTCGCAGCGGCAGCATCCTGGGAACGATCGCCCCAAACCAGGCCAAAGCCTTGGGCTTGGCTGACGATCTGATCATCGTCGCCGGGACGACGGATTCCAATGCCGCTGTGTTGGCCGCCCATCCCCAACCGGGAGACGGGGTCACCGTGCTGGGCACCACGTTGGTGATGAAGTGCTTCACAGAAACGCCCTTGGAAGCCCCCGGCGTCACCAGTCATCGCGTTGGTGAGCGATGGCTCTGTGGAGGCGCCTCCAACGCAGGGGCAGGCGTGCTGCGGCGCTTCTACAGCGACGACCAGCTCGCGGAGCTCAGCCGCCAAATCGACCCTGATACCAATAGCGGCCTCTCACTGCGCCCCCTGCCAGGCCCGGGCGAACGCTTCCCTGTCGATGATCCTGAGCTGCTGCCGGTGCTGGAACCTCGCCCGGTGAGTGATGCCCTCTACCTGCATGGACTGCTCGAAGGCCTCGCCGAGATCGAAGCGCAGGGTTGGCAACGCCTCCAGGCTCTGGGTGCCGCCGCGCCCCAACGGATCATCAGCATCGGCGGAGGAGCGCGCAATCCCCAATGGAGACGGCTTCGGGAACGCCGTCTTGGCTGTCCTGTGACCAGTTGTCAAACACCCCCCGCTGCAGGTGTGGCGCGACTGGCCCAACAGGCCCTAGTCGGGTGA
- a CDS encoding TVP38/TMEM64 family protein — protein sequence MSRLKTGLKVSAWVAVFIVAVVYLQRYGIAPLQSAVNDMGIWAPLGLFLLRGVSIILPALPSSVYSLLAGSLLGFKVGYLTIILSDLVFCSAAFFIARRWGRGPVSRLVGASAMKRIDGFSKNQLEGNFFLMTGLLMTGLFDFLSYAIGISRTHWRIFAPALVISVLISDSILVAVGAGVAQGASLTLGLALLAMFALATVTGLLKKNSSAVPSDDTP from the coding sequence ATGTCAAGGCTGAAGACAGGGCTGAAGGTCAGCGCCTGGGTCGCCGTCTTCATTGTTGCCGTCGTTTATCTGCAGCGTTACGGCATCGCACCGCTGCAGAGCGCTGTCAATGACATGGGCATCTGGGCCCCACTCGGTCTTTTTCTGCTGCGGGGGGTGAGCATCATCCTGCCGGCGCTGCCGAGTTCCGTTTATTCCTTACTGGCCGGCTCTCTGCTGGGGTTCAAGGTCGGCTACCTCACGATCATCCTCTCGGACCTGGTGTTCTGCAGCGCGGCGTTTTTCATCGCCCGCCGCTGGGGACGCGGCCCGGTCAGCCGTCTGGTGGGGGCCAGCGCGATGAAACGAATCGATGGCTTCAGCAAAAACCAACTGGAAGGCAACTTCTTTTTGATGACGGGTCTGCTGATGACCGGACTGTTTGATTTCCTTAGCTATGCCATCGGGATCAGCCGGACCCACTGGCGCATCTTTGCCCCTGCTCTGGTGATCAGCGTGCTGATCAGCGATTCGATCCTGGTGGCCGTCGGCGCAGGCGTGGCTCAGGGCGCAAGCCTCACCCTGGGCTTGGCTCTGCTAGCGATGTTTGCCCTGGCCACTGTCACGGGCCTGCTGAAAAAGAACTCCTCAGCGGTGCCCTCAGACGACACCCCCTGA
- a CDS encoding Nif11-like leader peptide family natural product precursor, which produces MTNSALSANQDSTLEAFISLVRQNPDLKAQIKAALNQDQVIDIAAANGFEIDSSAILRKWSKHTDFTQDTWMGWFEE; this is translated from the coding sequence ATGACCAATTCTGCCCTTAGCGCAAATCAAGACAGTACTTTAGAAGCTTTTATTTCTTTAGTTCGCCAAAATCCTGACCTAAAAGCTCAAATTAAAGCCGCTCTTAATCAAGATCAAGTTATAGATATCGCTGCCGCTAATGGTTTTGAAATCGATTCTTCTGCAATTTTGAGAAAGTGGAGCAAACATACTGACTTTACTCAGGATACGTGGATGGGATGGTTCGAAGAGTAA
- a CDS encoding pentapeptide repeat-containing protein codes for MSMPKSGALNLREWAAPEQCGATSSANTPVDARGADWSGQDLGQLDLRDAKLCRCDLRGTNLSKCQLEGADLRLARYDQTTLVPEDFALNTSGAVGPGAKLNGAFLNSTDLRGMDLRGSVLMGAYLSGSDLSGALLDGVSLAGADLRSATFRGAMCRGTRFGTCEMDMADLRGANLEGAALDTVTSIRGADFSLCTGLEDQIATLLSRSVEELDCWNPITRSTTRGSLESLINGKDA; via the coding sequence ATGTCGATGCCCAAATCTGGGGCTCTTAATCTGCGTGAATGGGCGGCACCGGAACAGTGCGGAGCAACCAGCTCCGCCAACACTCCAGTCGATGCTCGAGGAGCCGACTGGAGTGGTCAGGACTTAGGACAACTCGACCTGAGAGACGCCAAACTCTGTCGATGTGATCTACGCGGCACGAATCTCAGCAAGTGCCAACTCGAAGGAGCTGACTTACGCCTAGCCCGTTACGATCAGACAACTTTGGTACCGGAAGACTTCGCACTCAACACGAGCGGAGCCGTTGGCCCAGGGGCCAAGCTGAATGGGGCTTTTCTCAACAGCACAGATTTGCGGGGAATGGACCTCAGAGGCAGCGTGCTGATGGGTGCCTATTTGAGTGGCTCAGACTTGAGTGGAGCTCTGCTGGATGGAGTTTCCTTAGCTGGCGCGGACCTGCGATCAGCCACATTTCGCGGAGCCATGTGCCGGGGGACCCGATTCGGAACCTGCGAGATGGACATGGCCGATCTGCGCGGCGCCAACCTTGAGGGGGCGGCTCTCGACACGGTCACGTCGATTCGCGGAGCAGACTTTTCCCTGTGCACCGGGCTGGAGGATCAAATTGCCACGCTTTTGAGCCGATCAGTCGAAGAACTCGACTGCTGGAATCCGATCACCCGCTCCACGACAAGAGGAAGCCTTGAATCCCTGATCAATGGGAAAGACGCCTAA
- a CDS encoding phycobiliprotein lyase: MTIEQFVAQSSGKWRSMRSGHSLAFQQFEEVLSEVTIEQIDKENTAVKQLLESSIIANQDDHLVTSPFRMEWCAESDWEPEDPSEVSSGSCIIVPLTKDNCSGKLIRSVGYAESEAAISEYHFLDDGTFTLTTQYEQSIAEERIWFVSENVRCRSSVLRTSAGSGILQTSFASEVRRINA, encoded by the coding sequence ATGACGATTGAGCAATTTGTTGCTCAAAGTTCAGGCAAGTGGCGCTCAATGCGATCAGGGCACTCTCTAGCTTTTCAACAGTTTGAAGAAGTTCTTAGCGAAGTCACAATAGAACAGATCGATAAAGAAAACACCGCGGTAAAACAGCTACTTGAATCATCAATTATCGCGAACCAAGATGACCACTTGGTTACATCACCATTCAGGATGGAGTGGTGCGCAGAAAGCGACTGGGAACCCGAAGACCCGTCAGAAGTGTCATCAGGATCTTGCATTATTGTTCCTCTAACAAAAGACAATTGCTCAGGAAAATTAATCAGAAGTGTTGGATACGCAGAATCTGAGGCCGCAATATCTGAATATCACTTTTTGGATGATGGTACATTTACCCTTACAACTCAATATGAGCAATCAATTGCGGAAGAAAGAATCTGGTTTGTTTCAGAAAATGTTCGCTGTAGATCCTCCGTCTTGAGAACATCTGCCGGATCAGGGATACTACAAACTTCGTTTGCATCCGAAGTCAGACGCATTAATGCGTAG
- a CDS encoding CpeR family transcriptional regulator, giving the protein MQDTQKQMKAWIRSQHLICVGTDFIFETVDQTQLEKFDSCIQAIGGRIRRVKAIGNWPMGPRRSFKILQATASVPRPGGEELVTYWAKKGSKSTRYSEINS; this is encoded by the coding sequence ATGCAGGATACACAAAAACAAATGAAAGCATGGATACGTTCTCAGCATCTAATATGCGTTGGAACGGACTTTATCTTCGAAACTGTTGATCAAACACAGCTAGAAAAATTTGATAGTTGCATACAAGCAATTGGCGGAAGAATTAGAAGAGTTAAAGCTATCGGGAATTGGCCAATGGGACCAAGGCGATCATTCAAAATACTACAAGCTACCGCAAGTGTACCTAGGCCAGGAGGAGAAGAACTTGTCACATATTGGGCCAAAAAAGGTAGCAAATCAACAAGATATTCAGAAATTAATTCTTGA
- a CDS encoding phycobilisome rod-core linker polypeptide, with amino-acid sequence MTEPTTLSSAANVDTTHASDVIRQAYRQVFGNRHLMELDVNASIEALFMNGDLTVQGLVTALAQSETYKKLFLETNSPYRFVELNFKHLLGRPPRDQAELMSHVRLLQEEGYEAEIASYTYSDEYLAAFGIDQVPYNRATQSVVGGSTLFFTRARALDAGYAGYDNAETDSKLLNSLCTDSSPEAQDRRGVGNAGTLTINWTSPRQVGANRRAVQKSVVNQTSMSATIKTILSQGGKILSIAKVNSF; translated from the coding sequence ATGACTGAGCCAACAACTCTTTCCTCGGCTGCCAACGTCGACACAACACATGCTTCGGATGTGATTCGACAAGCGTACCGCCAGGTTTTTGGGAATCGACACCTGATGGAGCTCGACGTGAACGCCTCGATCGAGGCATTGTTCATGAATGGAGATCTGACAGTCCAGGGATTGGTAACGGCTCTCGCGCAGTCAGAAACATACAAAAAGCTGTTTTTAGAAACCAACAGCCCATACCGCTTTGTTGAACTGAACTTCAAGCATCTCCTTGGCCGTCCACCCCGTGACCAAGCAGAATTGATGAGTCATGTCCGCCTCCTGCAAGAAGAAGGATATGAAGCAGAGATCGCTAGTTACACCTACAGCGATGAATATCTTGCGGCCTTTGGCATCGACCAAGTCCCTTACAACCGGGCCACACAGAGCGTCGTTGGCGGAAGCACGCTCTTCTTCACACGGGCAAGAGCTTTGGATGCCGGTTATGCCGGATACGACAACGCGGAAACAGATTCAAAACTCTTGAATAGTCTCTGCACTGACAGTTCACCAGAGGCACAAGATCGTAGAGGTGTTGGCAATGCCGGCACATTGACCATCAACTGGACATCCCCCCGTCAAGTTGGTGCCAATCGCAGAGCGGTCCAGAAATCAGTGGTGAACCAAACGTCCATGTCGGCAACCATCAAAACAATCTTGTCTCAGGGAGGCAAGATCCTTTCTATTGCGAAGGTTAACTCCTTTTGA
- a CDS encoding phycobilisome rod-core linker polypeptide — MAIPLLGYPLNTQNGRVSNLAGDSSTIKPQMYASCAAGDDTSRVEIDSLIEQAYRQVFFHAMRSDREPFLESQLRSGNITVRDFIRGLLLSERFQQGYYQCSSNYRMVDQVVGRVLGRPTHGDAERRAWSIVIGEKGFTSFVDALLDSPEYMNCFGYDLVPQQRSRVLPGRGLGEIPIYQQFPRYGTDWRDALQDRAPSQQGAEAQRLNVAATWVNDEPPAFALKLWLGLFAVGGFEIVRVLLTIVVAMLRN; from the coding sequence ATGGCCATCCCGCTTCTTGGGTATCCGCTCAACACACAGAACGGTCGCGTCAGCAATCTTGCCGGTGACAGCAGCACCATCAAGCCTCAGATGTATGCCTCCTGTGCTGCAGGCGATGACACATCCAGAGTCGAGATCGACAGTTTGATTGAGCAGGCCTACCGGCAGGTGTTCTTCCATGCGATGCGCAGTGATCGCGAACCGTTCCTTGAATCACAGCTGCGCAGCGGAAACATCACGGTTCGGGATTTCATCCGTGGCCTGCTCCTGTCAGAACGCTTCCAGCAGGGTTACTACCAGTGCAGCTCGAACTACCGCATGGTGGACCAGGTCGTCGGCCGAGTACTCGGCCGCCCGACCCATGGCGACGCTGAACGCCGTGCCTGGTCCATCGTGATCGGCGAAAAGGGTTTCACATCCTTTGTCGACGCCCTGCTGGACAGCCCCGAATACATGAACTGCTTCGGGTATGACCTTGTTCCGCAGCAAAGGTCCCGCGTTTTGCCCGGACGGGGTCTCGGAGAAATCCCCATCTACCAACAATTCCCGCGCTACGGAACCGACTGGCGCGACGCGCTTCAAGATCGAGCGCCCAGCCAGCAAGGCGCCGAAGCACAACGACTGAACGTCGCCGCCACATGGGTGAACGACGAACCGCCTGCCTTCGCACTGAAGCTCTGGCTCGGCCTGTTTGCCGTCGGTGGATTCGAGATCGTGCGGGTGCTCCTTACGATCGTTGTTGCCATGCTCCGCAACTGA
- a CDS encoding DUF2470 domain-containing protein, whose product MPADALTDAVSTRICKHMNDDHAEAVLAYAKHYGGVSNPAAARMVSVKAETMELEVDGASISIAFDHTLTDSEDAHRTLVAMLRAMPKENG is encoded by the coding sequence ATGCCTGCAGACGCCCTCACTGATGCCGTCAGCACACGGATCTGCAAACACATGAACGACGACCATGCGGAAGCGGTGCTCGCCTACGCCAAGCACTACGGCGGCGTGAGCAATCCCGCCGCCGCACGCATGGTGTCTGTGAAAGCAGAGACCATGGAACTAGAGGTGGATGGCGCGAGCATCAGCATCGCTTTCGATCACACCCTCACCGACAGCGAAGACGCCCATCGCACGTTGGTGGCCATGCTTCGGGCGATGCCCAAGGAGAACGGCTAA
- a CDS encoding Nif11-like leader peptide family natural product precursor, whose product MSNSVIEQFINLVVYDHAMATGLKACETDQDIVDYAASRDYVFSISAWLQYVESDAVVLSESEVLAIQTITNDHWSWAFRRVAPWRAMLMDGA is encoded by the coding sequence ATGTCGAATTCTGTTATTGAGCAGTTTATTAACCTGGTTGTGTACGACCATGCCATGGCCACTGGATTGAAGGCCTGCGAGACTGATCAAGATATTGTTGACTATGCAGCCTCCCGTGATTATGTGTTTTCAATTTCAGCTTGGCTTCAGTATGTCGAATCAGATGCAGTTGTCTTGTCTGAATCTGAAGTCTTAGCCATTCAAACCATTACGAACGATCATTGGTCATGGGCTTTCCGTAGGGTTGCTCCTTGGAGAGCCATGTTGATGGATGGTGCCTAG
- a CDS encoding phycobilisome linker polypeptide, producing MPFGPASLLGVERFSEESEAPLELIPGDEDAKKEQIIRAVYKQVLGNAYVMDSERQIVEESQFKLGEISVRELVGRIAKSDLYRSRFFDNCARYRYIELAFRHLLGRAPADYAEMREHADRLDSKGYEADIDSFLNSEDYQNAFGEWTVPYQRGWKTESCATLQEFTWSFQLLRGNSSSSLKGDLAGNSSKLGGSAYLNRAIAVVPPSSKDTAGWSFRPSPNLQDAPTRLGAGASDQGLTYRVEVTAYKANNVRRISRYTRGNRVFYVPFDKLSEQFKRIHNEGGKIASITPVT from the coding sequence ATGCCTTTCGGTCCAGCCTCGCTTCTCGGGGTCGAACGCTTCTCTGAGGAGAGCGAAGCCCCCCTCGAGCTGATCCCAGGCGATGAGGACGCCAAGAAAGAACAGATCATCCGAGCCGTTTACAAGCAAGTGCTTGGCAACGCTTACGTGATGGACAGCGAGCGGCAGATCGTCGAAGAATCCCAGTTCAAGCTTGGTGAAATCAGCGTCAGAGAGCTGGTGGGTCGCATTGCCAAAAGCGACCTGTATCGCAGCCGCTTCTTTGATAACTGCGCGCGTTACCGTTACATCGAGCTTGCGTTCCGCCACCTTCTAGGCCGCGCACCTGCTGACTACGCGGAAATGCGTGAGCACGCCGATCGCCTGGATAGCAAGGGATATGAAGCTGATATCGACAGCTTTCTGAATAGTGAGGACTATCAGAACGCCTTCGGCGAATGGACGGTCCCTTATCAGCGGGGCTGGAAGACCGAAAGCTGCGCCACCTTGCAGGAATTCACCTGGAGCTTCCAGTTGCTGCGCGGCAACAGCAGCAGCAGCCTTAAAGGTGATCTTGCAGGCAACAGCAGCAAGCTGGGAGGTTCGGCTTATCTGAACCGAGCCATCGCAGTGGTTCCCCCTTCCTCGAAAGACACCGCTGGCTGGAGTTTCCGTCCGTCCCCCAACCTTCAGGACGCACCAACGCGCCTCGGAGCTGGCGCAAGCGATCAAGGCCTCACGTATCGGGTCGAGGTCACGGCCTACAAAGCCAACAATGTCAGGCGGATTTCCCGCTACACCCGCGGCAACCGGGTCTTCTACGTGCCGTTTGACAAGCTCTCCGAGCAGTTCAAACGCATCCATAACGAAGGCGGCAAAATTGCCAGCATTACGCCGGTGACCTAA
- a CDS encoding chromophore lyase CpcT/CpeT, which produces MKMNLAIAEFAKTLAGVYDNIEQSQQNPKDFARINIFFRPLPWHVFQGPGFYSEQCYDYAPWDPYRQGIHRLTASKESFIVENYGFANPRRLAGAGRDAELMKDINTATLKKRCGCAMHFQQEKAGHYIGKVEPGKNCLVPRDGKLTYLVSEVEVDQENWISRDRGFDPKTDEQIWGSEHGLLKFKRIKSFSEEITDEWLNSKA; this is translated from the coding sequence ATGAAGATGAATTTAGCCATTGCCGAATTCGCGAAGACTCTCGCTGGTGTTTACGACAACATCGAGCAGTCACAACAGAATCCAAAGGATTTTGCTCGAATCAATATCTTTTTTCGACCCTTACCGTGGCACGTCTTCCAAGGGCCTGGCTTTTATTCTGAACAATGTTACGACTATGCACCTTGGGATCCCTATAGACAGGGAATTCATCGTTTAACTGCAAGCAAAGAATCATTCATAGTAGAGAACTACGGATTCGCTAACCCGAGAAGATTGGCTGGAGCAGGTCGTGATGCCGAACTCATGAAAGACATCAACACTGCAACCTTAAAAAAACGGTGTGGATGTGCAATGCATTTCCAACAAGAAAAAGCAGGTCATTACATCGGAAAAGTTGAACCGGGAAAAAACTGCCTAGTTCCACGAGACGGAAAACTAACTTATCTTGTTAGCGAAGTTGAAGTAGATCAAGAAAATTGGATCAGCCGTGATCGAGGATTTGACCCCAAGACAGATGAACAGATCTGGGGATCCGAGCATGGCCTTCTAAAATTCAAGAGAATTAAAAGTTTCTCCGAAGAAATCACTGATGAGTGGCTAAATAGCAAAGCCTGA
- a CDS encoding ComF family protein has protein sequence MHRAFLTFAQTLLIEPRCPICDGPWQEPQAPTSPCGQCRDALQLPPEGIKGLEPLRWCALGPYEGALRQLLLKVRQPTKQNALSQNALATLVQMLSDSLSLPSAAVLVPIPSWKRQGINPLPQRIAMGLDRPTADLLQRTRVGLSQHHLNRSQRQTNLIGAFRASPHNPATALTSVWLVDDILTTGATALAARQALEEAGHGVAGLICLGRTPARQRRR, from the coding sequence GTGCATCGAGCGTTCCTGACCTTCGCCCAGACCCTGCTGATCGAGCCCCGTTGCCCGATCTGTGATGGACCTTGGCAAGAGCCACAGGCACCGACATCTCCCTGCGGACAATGCCGAGACGCACTGCAGCTTCCTCCTGAGGGCATCAAGGGCCTGGAGCCCTTGCGATGGTGCGCTCTTGGGCCCTATGAGGGCGCCCTGCGCCAGCTGCTGCTGAAGGTGCGTCAGCCAACCAAACAGAACGCACTTTCACAGAACGCACTTGCGACGTTGGTTCAGATGCTGTCTGACAGCTTGAGCTTGCCTTCCGCAGCGGTGTTGGTGCCGATTCCAAGCTGGAAACGGCAGGGCATCAACCCCCTGCCTCAGCGCATTGCCATGGGCTTGGACCGACCAACAGCAGACCTGCTGCAACGAACCCGTGTCGGGCTGAGCCAACACCATCTGAACAGAAGCCAACGCCAGACGAACCTGATCGGCGCGTTCCGAGCCAGTCCCCACAACCCAGCAACGGCCCTCACCTCGGTCTGGCTCGTGGATGACATCCTCACGACAGGGGCAACCGCTTTGGCGGCTCGCCAGGCGCTGGAAGAGGCCGGCCATGGGGTGGCTGGATTGATCTGCCTGGGACGCACACCCGCAAGACAGCGCAGGCGGTGA
- a CDS encoding phycobilisome rod-core linker polypeptide: MASTQSSLGFGTTTKWSDPVRFQRKGVAQTAALTIGEFLKQSCDQMAIGVGPRTHEDCPHRVTSECYSPEDVASLATVISASYRQVFGNAHVMDFERCSELEAQLRDGRLTVREFVRGLAKSSFYKDRFFRSVAPQRGVELTFKHLLGRAPETQAEISAKIALQAEHGHDGFVDSIVDSAEYLEVFGSDVVPYARSWSSPADLSTAAFPLLAALQKSFAGSDSARGGSPALTRSLANGVAPRISLPSQPVGLRPSSGSYTSTQFSSKSPGITSGKDSGPMRGDAYVTFGLGQREQETYQRCPGDGPDQLASLIRSTYKQVMGNPHLMEFERVISAESKFIEGILSTREFVRAVGLSAEYKRRFFETSAPYRFIELNFKHFLGRAPQSQAEISEHTKILAEGGYEAEIASYVDSEEYQSTFGEDTVPFARILTESGRSQVAFNRHLSLAEGFAASDTVVSSSALVGSVATGMVPSGWSNTTSRANRTGTQSGAPDPTKKRFRIVVSAQTARSRQRTAGNTYVVSGKDMSSQMKYIHARGGKITSITEVM; the protein is encoded by the coding sequence ATGGCCAGCACACAATCTTCTCTTGGCTTCGGCACAACCACCAAGTGGAGTGATCCCGTTCGCTTCCAGCGCAAGGGAGTAGCCCAAACCGCTGCCCTCACCATTGGTGAGTTCCTGAAGCAGTCGTGTGATCAGATGGCGATTGGGGTTGGTCCACGCACTCACGAGGACTGCCCCCATCGCGTCACGAGCGAGTGCTACAGCCCAGAAGATGTGGCGTCACTGGCAACGGTGATCAGTGCTTCATATCGACAGGTTTTTGGCAACGCCCATGTGATGGATTTCGAGCGTTGCTCGGAATTGGAAGCTCAGCTTCGGGACGGTCGTTTGACCGTGCGTGAATTCGTTCGTGGTCTGGCCAAGTCCAGCTTCTACAAGGACCGTTTCTTCAGAAGCGTTGCCCCACAGCGGGGTGTCGAGCTGACGTTCAAGCACCTGTTGGGTCGCGCACCTGAAACACAGGCCGAGATCTCAGCGAAAATCGCCCTACAGGCAGAACACGGTCACGACGGCTTTGTCGACAGCATCGTTGACTCCGCGGAGTACCTCGAAGTCTTCGGTAGCGACGTTGTGCCCTATGCCCGCTCATGGAGTTCACCCGCTGACCTGTCAACAGCAGCCTTCCCACTGCTGGCTGCTCTTCAAAAGAGCTTTGCTGGAAGTGATAGTGCCCGCGGTGGAAGTCCTGCGCTGACCCGCAGCCTCGCCAACGGCGTTGCGCCACGGATCAGTCTCCCAAGTCAGCCTGTCGGCCTGCGTCCATCGTCCGGAAGCTACACCTCCACCCAATTCAGCAGCAAGTCACCTGGCATTACCTCAGGCAAAGACTCCGGACCAATGCGGGGCGATGCATACGTCACCTTCGGTCTTGGCCAGCGGGAGCAAGAAACCTATCAACGTTGCCCTGGTGACGGCCCGGATCAACTTGCTTCATTGATTCGCTCCACCTACAAGCAAGTGATGGGCAATCCCCATCTGATGGAGTTCGAACGCGTGATTTCCGCGGAGAGCAAATTCATCGAGGGCATCCTCAGTACGCGTGAATTCGTCCGCGCTGTTGGTCTTTCGGCCGAATACAAGCGTCGTTTTTTCGAAACCAGCGCCCCGTATCGGTTCATCGAACTGAACTTCAAACATTTCTTGGGAAGAGCTCCTCAATCCCAGGCTGAAATCAGCGAACACACCAAGATCCTTGCCGAAGGCGGCTACGAAGCTGAAATCGCTAGCTACGTCGACAGTGAGGAATACCAAAGCACCTTTGGTGAAGACACTGTTCCCTTCGCCCGGATCCTTACAGAAAGCGGCCGCTCTCAGGTTGCTTTCAACCGTCATCTGAGCCTTGCAGAAGGCTTCGCTGCAAGTGACACCGTTGTGAGCAGCTCTGCCTTGGTGGGTTCTGTCGCCACGGGGATGGTTCCCAGTGGATGGAGCAACACCACCAGCCGGGCGAACCGCACCGGTACACAGTCCGGTGCGCCCGATCCCACCAAGAAGCGTTTCCGGATTGTGGTTTCGGCTCAGACCGCGCGTTCTCGTCAACGCACGGCTGGCAACACCTACGTCGTGTCCGGCAAAGACATGAGCAGCCAGATGAAGTACATCCACGCCCGCGGAGGCAAGATCACGTCCATCACTGAGGTGATGTAA